Proteins found in one Labrenzia sp. VG12 genomic segment:
- a CDS encoding calcium/sodium antiporter, protein MLFDYISLAGGLVVLIIAGDVLVRGSVGVAQRLGIPNLVIGLTIVAFGTSAPELVISLKAALEGAGGIAIGNVVGSNIANVLLVLGMPALIAATPCGEAGATRNALFMVGVTLVFIALCFYTPIGLTAGLILLTLLGLFLGASTIVARRHRKEQKAIAAAAAGAAVADGALMDEDDDGLDEVEDVPDSIWIAIIYILLGLVGLPLGAHFTITGATSIASAWGVSEAVIGLTVIALGTSLPELATTVMAAIRQHGAVAIGNVIGSNIFNLLAIIGITAVVVPIDVPQEVLKLDIWVMLACAVLLTALAGFRICLGRISGFAMTAAYALYIATVYMLGHTA, encoded by the coding sequence ATGCTGTTTGACTACATAAGCCTCGCCGGCGGACTGGTTGTGCTGATCATTGCCGGTGATGTTCTGGTCAGGGGTTCTGTCGGGGTCGCGCAGCGCCTTGGGATTCCGAACCTTGTCATTGGTCTGACAATCGTCGCCTTCGGAACCTCCGCCCCGGAACTGGTCATTTCCCTGAAGGCCGCCCTGGAAGGGGCCGGTGGCATCGCCATCGGCAATGTCGTCGGTTCCAACATCGCCAATGTTCTGCTCGTTCTGGGCATGCCGGCCCTGATTGCGGCCACACCCTGCGGCGAGGCCGGCGCGACCCGGAACGCGCTGTTCATGGTCGGCGTAACGCTCGTCTTTATCGCCCTGTGTTTCTACACCCCGATCGGATTGACCGCAGGACTGATCCTGCTGACGCTGCTCGGCCTCTTCCTTGGCGCATCGACCATCGTCGCGCGGCGGCATCGCAAGGAACAAAAAGCCATCGCCGCTGCTGCGGCCGGTGCTGCGGTGGCCGACGGCGCACTGATGGACGAGGACGATGACGGTCTCGACGAAGTCGAGGATGTGCCGGACAGCATCTGGATCGCGATCATCTACATTCTCCTCGGTCTGGTCGGCCTGCCGCTCGGCGCGCATTTCACCATCACAGGTGCAACCTCTATCGCCTCTGCCTGGGGCGTCAGCGAAGCCGTCATCGGCCTGACCGTCATCGCGCTTGGCACATCGCTTCCCGAACTTGCAACCACCGTCATGGCCGCCATCCGCCAGCATGGTGCCGTTGCCATCGGCAATGTCATCGGATCCAATATCTTTAACCTGCTCGCCATCATCGGCATCACGGCGGTCGTTGTTCCGATCGATGTGCCGCAGGAAGTGCTGAAACTCGACATCTGGGTGATGCTGGCCTGTGCGGTGCTGTTGACGGCGCTTGCAGGCTTCCGCATTTGCCTTGGCCGGATCTCCGGCTTTGCCATGACCGCCGCCTATGCCCTTTACATCGCGACGGTCTACATGCTGGGCCATACCGCCTGA
- a CDS encoding glutathione S-transferase family protein, whose product MMKLRSSPPSPFGRKIKLAMAILGLKDRIEIEDANTADPSDSLRSQNPLGKIPALILENGDVLYDSAVILEYLDFLAGGGKLFPAGEARFAVLRNQTLADGIMEAAILRVYEKRFKEPKYRDPAWDAYQGAKMARGLAYFEENVPSTPSSADDIDAGTLTLACMLGYLDIRFGNDNWRDGHPKLAAWLEAFEAVVPAFAATKVPPAPVPDNDPALLQ is encoded by the coding sequence ATGATGAAACTGCGTTCGTCCCCCCCTTCGCCGTTTGGCCGCAAGATCAAGCTCGCCATGGCGATCCTCGGACTGAAAGACCGGATCGAGATCGAAGACGCCAACACCGCGGATCCCTCCGACAGCCTGCGGAGCCAGAACCCGCTTGGGAAGATCCCGGCCCTGATCCTGGAAAACGGCGACGTTCTTTACGACAGCGCCGTCATTCTGGAATATCTCGACTTTCTGGCTGGTGGCGGCAAACTGTTTCCGGCTGGCGAAGCCCGCTTTGCGGTGTTGCGCAACCAGACCCTTGCCGACGGCATCATGGAAGCGGCCATTCTGCGGGTCTATGAAAAGCGCTTCAAGGAACCCAAATACCGGGATCCGGCCTGGGACGCCTATCAGGGTGCCAAGATGGCGCGCGGCCTTGCCTATTTCGAGGAAAATGTGCCGAGCACGCCTTCCTCGGCAGACGACATTGATGCGGGCACGCTGACATTGGCCTGCATGCTTGGCTATCTGGATATTCGTTTCGGCAACGACAACTGGCGAGACGGGCATCCGAAACTGGCCGCCTGGCTCGAGGCTTTCGAGGCCGTTGTGCCGGCATTTGCCGCAACGAAGGTTCCCCCGGCTCCGGTGCCCGACAACGACCCTGCCCTGCTGCAGTAG
- a CDS encoding ribonuclease T, producing the protein MMPAARLRVLCALLTIFCFLQQARADTAGEFDFYVLALSWSPTYCKQEGASASRHQCDVATPFRFIVHGLWPQYERGYPESCPGAPTRIDRDIAVSMEDIMPSHNLVFHEWRKHGTCSGLSPEAYFDLTREAFEKITIPGAFRTLTKRGKAAPATVEKAFRLANPGLTEDAMAVTCDQGELEEVRICLSRDLEFRACQEVDRKSCRAGSLFVPPPRTR; encoded by the coding sequence ATGATGCCGGCAGCCCGTCTCCGGGTGCTTTGTGCCCTCCTGACAATTTTTTGCTTCCTGCAACAGGCACGCGCCGACACGGCCGGCGAGTTCGACTTCTACGTTCTCGCCCTGTCCTGGTCGCCGACCTATTGCAAACAGGAAGGCGCAAGCGCCAGCCGGCATCAATGCGATGTCGCCACCCCCTTCCGCTTCATCGTGCACGGTCTCTGGCCGCAATATGAGCGCGGCTATCCGGAGAGCTGCCCGGGCGCGCCAACGCGCATCGACCGGGATATCGCCGTTTCGATGGAGGACATCATGCCGAGCCATAACCTGGTCTTTCATGAGTGGCGCAAACACGGCACCTGCTCCGGGCTATCGCCGGAAGCCTATTTTGACCTGACACGCGAAGCCTTTGAAAAAATTACCATTCCCGGCGCGTTCCGCACACTGACCAAGCGAGGCAAGGCTGCTCCTGCAACGGTTGAGAAGGCCTTCCGGCTCGCAAATCCCGGTCTGACGGAGGACGCCATGGCCGTCACCTGCGACCAGGGAGAGCTTGAGGAAGTCCGGATCTGCCTGTCCAGGGACCTTGAGTTCCGCGCCTGCCAGGAAGTCGACCGCAAGAGCTGCCGGGCCGGCAGTCTCTTCGTCCCGCCGCCGCGCACCCGCTGA
- a CDS encoding efflux RND transporter permease subunit, with amino-acid sequence MRSPGGSQFASLLDYMVRHRTAANLLLALMLLSGIAAGTQIRTQFFPDFVREEVDVEINWPGAGPEDLDRSVVEILGPQLLAINGVDEATSVSREGRASIEIEFEDGWDMGQATDEVKAAVDQARSSLPDGIDEPVVTRSVYRDRVTDVVIYGPVDIDQLARFAEDLQTVFFRQGVTRVSIQGLANPIIRVNVGEQMLVRHGLTLAEIADTVSAEMETTPAGDVSGSGARLRTGQTRRSEQELGEIVIKAPSQGEKLHLRSVADIVTEGVESGRAYYHRGMPAVVLRVDRSAQGDTISIQRDVERITAEFQKTLPEGVVVQLTRTRSQNIIDRLNILIENGAFGLGLVLAFLFLFLSSRTAFWVAAGIPVAMAATIGLMYAFGLTLNMVSVFALIICLGIVVDDAIVVGEHADFLHRRGYPPAEAASLAARRMTAPVFSASITTLIAFVGLIAIGGRFGSLIADIPFTVAVVLIASLVESFLILPAHMNHALSASKKQRWYDYPNRAFNRGFVWFRDKPFRTFVTWLMSVRYPALGFAVMVLLLSVSLFFDGSVRWRFFNAPERSVVSASIAMMPGADRDDTRAMITELERALDTVNQRYADEYGAEPVLFVLSTIGGTAGRGLSGADSKDVDQLGGISIELLDPDLRPYSAFQFIGDWRKEIQRPPMLETLALRGERSGPGGDAIDVRLYGSSTENLKAAAEYLKQALAPMSGVSALEDTLAYDKPELSLTLTARGEALGFTTDDVARILRNRLEGVEVAEFPVGRRTAKVKVLMPDEETDAAFLYTTRVRTNDGNYVALSEIVNVDSSYGFASVRRSDGLRTLQVTGDISEDDPEAAARVTAFLENELLPQLAAEFDVESEMAGLAEQEKSFLSDAMIGFALCLAGIYLTLCWIFESWTRPLMIMIIIPFGSIGMLWGHYIHGVPLSMFSVVGFIGMAGIIINDSIVLVTTIDEYAKNHPFRQALVNGVCDRLRAVVLTTATTVFGLAPLLFETSRQAQFLKPTVITLSYGLGVGLFLVILLVPALLAAQRDFGQSVASGRRLLKARSRKPLVGRGG; translated from the coding sequence ATGCGTTCACCTGGCGGATCGCAATTCGCATCGCTGCTGGACTACATGGTCCGACACCGCACGGCCGCCAATCTGTTGCTGGCGCTCATGCTGCTCAGCGGGATTGCCGCCGGTACGCAGATCCGGACCCAGTTCTTTCCGGACTTCGTGCGGGAAGAGGTGGATGTCGAAATCAACTGGCCCGGTGCCGGGCCGGAAGATCTCGACCGGTCCGTTGTCGAGATTCTCGGACCTCAGTTGCTTGCGATCAATGGTGTCGATGAAGCGACATCGGTTTCCCGCGAAGGTCGGGCCAGCATAGAAATCGAGTTTGAAGACGGCTGGGACATGGGGCAGGCCACCGACGAGGTGAAGGCCGCCGTCGATCAGGCGAGATCCAGTCTTCCGGACGGAATCGACGAACCGGTTGTCACCCGCAGCGTCTATCGGGACCGGGTGACCGATGTGGTCATTTATGGCCCGGTGGATATCGATCAGCTGGCGCGGTTCGCCGAGGATCTGCAGACCGTTTTCTTCCGCCAGGGCGTGACCCGGGTGTCGATCCAGGGCTTGGCGAACCCGATCATTCGCGTCAATGTCGGTGAGCAGATGCTGGTGCGGCACGGACTGACGCTTGCCGAGATTGCAGACACGGTGTCTGCGGAAATGGAAACGACGCCGGCCGGTGATGTCAGCGGCAGTGGCGCACGCCTGCGCACGGGACAAACGCGCCGGTCCGAACAGGAACTCGGCGAGATCGTGATCAAGGCGCCGTCGCAAGGGGAAAAGCTCCACCTGCGGTCTGTTGCTGATATTGTCACCGAAGGGGTGGAAAGCGGGCGCGCCTATTATCACAGGGGCATGCCGGCGGTTGTTCTCAGGGTCGACCGCAGCGCCCAGGGCGACACGATCTCCATCCAGCGGGATGTCGAACGCATCACGGCGGAGTTTCAGAAAACATTGCCGGAAGGGGTGGTTGTGCAGCTGACGCGCACGCGCTCCCAGAACATCATCGACAGGCTGAATATCCTGATCGAAAACGGTGCATTCGGTCTTGGACTTGTGCTGGCATTCCTGTTCCTGTTCCTGTCATCGCGCACGGCGTTCTGGGTGGCCGCAGGCATCCCGGTGGCGATGGCGGCGACCATCGGACTGATGTACGCTTTCGGCCTGACCCTCAACATGGTCTCGGTCTTCGCGCTGATCATCTGCCTTGGCATTGTGGTGGATGACGCCATCGTGGTGGGGGAACATGCCGATTTCCTGCACCGGCGCGGCTATCCGCCGGCCGAAGCGGCGAGCCTTGCCGCACGGCGCATGACGGCGCCGGTCTTCAGCGCGTCGATCACCACGCTGATCGCCTTTGTCGGGTTGATCGCCATTGGCGGACGCTTCGGCAGCCTGATCGCCGACATTCCCTTCACCGTTGCCGTGGTGCTGATCGCCAGCCTGGTGGAGTCCTTCCTGATCCTGCCTGCGCACATGAACCATGCTCTTTCGGCGAGCAAGAAACAGCGCTGGTACGATTATCCCAATAGGGCTTTCAACAGAGGATTTGTCTGGTTCCGGGACAAGCCTTTCCGGACCTTCGTCACCTGGCTGATGTCCGTCCGGTATCCGGCGCTGGGTTTTGCCGTGATGGTCCTCCTGCTGTCGGTGTCGCTGTTTTTCGATGGCAGCGTGCGCTGGCGTTTCTTCAACGCACCCGAAAGGTCGGTCGTTTCCGCCAGCATCGCCATGATGCCGGGGGCGGATCGGGATGACACGAGGGCCATGATCACCGAACTGGAGCGGGCACTCGATACGGTCAATCAACGCTACGCGGATGAATATGGCGCGGAGCCTGTCCTCTTCGTGCTGTCGACCATCGGGGGGACGGCCGGGCGCGGACTGTCTGGCGCAGACTCCAAGGATGTCGACCAGCTGGGCGGGATTTCAATCGAGCTGCTCGATCCGGATCTCAGGCCCTATTCCGCGTTCCAGTTCATCGGCGACTGGCGCAAGGAGATCCAGCGTCCGCCAATGCTGGAAACACTTGCGCTGCGCGGCGAGCGCTCCGGCCCCGGCGGGGACGCGATTGACGTGCGTCTCTACGGATCTTCCACGGAGAACCTGAAAGCCGCCGCGGAGTATCTCAAGCAGGCCCTGGCCCCCATGAGCGGGGTCAGCGCTCTGGAAGACACGCTCGCCTATGACAAACCCGAACTGAGCCTGACGCTGACGGCGCGGGGCGAGGCGCTTGGTTTCACCACGGACGATGTGGCCCGGATCCTGCGCAACCGGCTGGAAGGCGTCGAGGTTGCGGAGTTTCCGGTCGGCCGACGCACGGCGAAGGTCAAGGTCCTGATGCCGGACGAGGAAACGGATGCGGCGTTTCTCTATACGACCAGGGTCCGGACCAATGACGGCAATTACGTCGCCTTGAGCGAGATCGTCAATGTCGACAGCAGCTACGGTTTTGCCTCCGTTCGTCGGAGCGACGGCCTCCGGACGCTGCAGGTGACCGGCGATATCTCCGAGGATGATCCGGAAGCGGCCGCCCGGGTCACCGCGTTTCTGGAAAACGAATTGCTGCCACAGCTCGCTGCGGAGTTTGACGTTGAAAGCGAAATGGCCGGTCTGGCCGAGCAGGAAAAATCGTTCCTGTCAGACGCGATGATCGGCTTCGCGCTCTGCCTTGCCGGGATCTATCTCACGCTTTGCTGGATCTTCGAAAGCTGGACCCGGCCGCTGATGATCATGATCATCATTCCATTCGGTTCGATCGGCATGCTTTGGGGGCATTATATCCACGGGGTACCGCTGTCGATGTTCTCGGTGGTCGGCTTCATCGGCATGGCGGGCATCATCATCAACGACAGCATCGTGCTGGTGACCACGATTGACGAATACGCCAAGAACCATCCGTTCCGGCAGGCTCTGGTCAATGGTGTCTGCGACAGGCTTCGTGCCGTCGTCCTGACAACGGCCACGACCGTGTTTGGCCTGGCGCCCCTCCTGTTCGAGACCAGCCGGCAGGCACAATTCCTGAAACCGACCGTGATCACGCTGTCCTACGGTCTGGGCGTCGGTCTGTTTCTGGTGATCCTGCTGGTTCCCGCGCTTTTGGCGGCCCAGCGGGACTTCGGCCAGTCGGTTGCGAGCGGCCGGCGGCTCTTGAAGGCGCGTAGCCGCAAGCCGCTTGTCGGGCGTGGGGGCTGA
- a CDS encoding outer membrane protein yields MKRLALAGMAMTAASAAAAPVLAADLPQAPAPAYEAVPAPQQTIDWSGIYLGGNLGWAFGNFDNKSGSTGLGTNANGVAGGLYTGYNFQVTPNVVIGAEADFSLTDLEETRTNGGLNVKSKSDWNSNIRARVGYSFDRYLVYGAGGLALADLEVSAAGDKDSKTALGWTVGAGGEAAITNNISARLEYVYQDFGSQDFNLNGTGVSSDFNNSQVRLGLGYKF; encoded by the coding sequence ATGAAACGTCTTGCACTTGCTGGCATGGCAATGACCGCAGCATCGGCCGCAGCCGCGCCGGTTCTGGCCGCGGATCTGCCCCAGGCCCCGGCACCGGCTTACGAGGCGGTTCCGGCTCCGCAACAGACGATTGACTGGTCCGGGATCTATCTCGGCGGTAATCTCGGTTGGGCGTTCGGGAATTTCGACAACAAGTCTGGCAGCACGGGCCTTGGCACCAACGCCAATGGCGTCGCTGGCGGTCTTTACACCGGCTATAACTTCCAGGTGACGCCCAATGTGGTGATCGGTGCCGAAGCTGACTTCAGCCTCACGGATCTGGAAGAAACGCGCACCAATGGCGGTCTCAACGTCAAATCCAAATCGGACTGGAACTCCAACATCCGGGCGCGTGTCGGTTACAGCTTCGACCGCTACCTGGTCTACGGTGCGGGCGGTCTGGCGCTGGCCGACCTGGAAGTGTCCGCAGCCGGTGACAAGGACAGCAAGACTGCTCTCGGCTGGACCGTGGGTGCCGGTGGCGAAGCGGCCATCACCAACAACATCAGCGCCCGTCTGGAGTATGTCTACCAGGACTTCGGCAGCCAGGATTTCAACCTGAACGGAACCGGCGTCAGCTCGGATTTCAACAATTCCCAGGTTCGACTCGGTCTCGGCTACAAGTTCTGA
- a CDS encoding GNAT family N-acetyltransferase: protein MASDITSQATVRPFLPGDLSTLLTMNNAAVPAVSEVTAEELLDLINQALICLVAEVDGEPAGFLLCLGDGADYGSPNYAWLSARVTNFAYTDRICVGETMRGRKIGDALYAALFKHYAGTGRSFLCEVNERPPNPGSLRFHGRLGFEEIGKADHGDKAVIYLQRPAEPKAGNGS, encoded by the coding sequence ATGGCGTCAGACATCACTTCCCAGGCAACCGTTCGCCCGTTTCTACCCGGCGATCTCAGCACGCTTCTGACAATGAACAATGCGGCCGTGCCCGCGGTCAGCGAGGTGACGGCAGAAGAGCTTCTCGACCTGATCAATCAGGCGCTGATCTGTCTCGTCGCGGAAGTGGATGGTGAACCGGCGGGTTTTCTGCTGTGCCTCGGAGACGGTGCGGACTATGGCAGCCCGAATTACGCCTGGCTGAGCGCGCGCGTCACCAATTTCGCCTATACCGACCGTATCTGTGTCGGTGAAACCATGCGTGGCCGCAAGATCGGCGATGCGCTCTATGCCGCCCTGTTCAAGCATTATGCGGGCACCGGCCGCAGTTTCCTGTGCGAAGTCAACGAACGTCCGCCCAACCCCGGGTCACTGCGCTTTCATGGCCGGCTCGGCTTTGAGGAAATCGGCAAGGCAGACCATGGTGACAAGGCGGTTATCTATCTGCAGCGTCCTGCAGAGCCGAAAGCCGGCAACGGCTCATGA
- a CDS encoding 23S rRNA (adenine(2030)-N(6))-methyltransferase RlmJ yields MNYRHAYHAGNIGDVLKHIVLARLIVYFQRKDKPFRILDTHAGIGLYDLTAVETQKTGEWQQGIARVLEADMPASVAELLAPWLGVVRDLNPGDRLERYPGSPQVARQLLRKTDRLTLTELHPQDFQTLSGRFAGDHQVKTIHLDGWLAMGSFLPPKEKRGFVLIDPAFEVTDEFTRMTDAVLKAWKKWSGGTYALWYPLKDARAIRRMHEDFAEAGVKDVLALSLSVGKSGPDTRMLGSAITLINPPYTLADEMRQVLPWLAETLHQGPGGGWDVTQLIGE; encoded by the coding sequence ATGAACTACCGGCACGCCTATCATGCCGGCAATATCGGCGATGTGCTCAAACACATCGTCCTGGCGCGACTGATCGTTTATTTCCAGCGCAAGGACAAGCCGTTCCGAATCCTCGACACACATGCCGGGATCGGCCTTTATGACCTGACTGCCGTTGAAACTCAGAAGACAGGCGAATGGCAGCAGGGCATCGCCAGGGTGCTTGAGGCTGACATGCCCGCTTCGGTCGCCGAGCTCCTGGCACCATGGCTTGGCGTCGTCCGGGACCTCAATCCCGGCGACCGGCTCGAACGTTACCCCGGATCTCCGCAGGTTGCCCGCCAGCTGCTGCGCAAGACCGATCGCCTGACCCTGACCGAACTTCACCCGCAGGACTTCCAGACCCTGTCCGGGCGCTTCGCGGGAGACCACCAGGTCAAGACCATTCATCTCGATGGCTGGCTGGCCATGGGCAGTTTCCTGCCGCCGAAGGAGAAACGCGGCTTTGTCCTGATCGATCCGGCCTTTGAGGTGACCGACGAATTCACCAGAATGACAGACGCCGTCCTCAAGGCCTGGAAGAAATGGTCCGGTGGCACCTATGCCCTCTGGTATCCGCTGAAAGACGCCAGGGCGATCCGCCGCATGCATGAGGACTTCGCCGAAGCAGGCGTGAAAGACGTTCTGGCCCTTAGCTTGAGCGTTGGCAAAAGTGGACCTGATACGCGCATGCTCGGCTCCGCCATCACCCTGATCAATCCACCCTATACTCTGGCGGACGAGATGAGACAGGTTCTTCCCTGGCTCGCCGAAACACTGCATCAGGGGCCCGGAGGCGGCTGGGACGTGACACAACTGATTGGCGAATAA
- a CDS encoding efflux RND transporter periplasmic adaptor subunit, which produces MRFLMRGLVGLALMAVMIGFAGFGGYRLYEAMTAEEQVRQRPARERSYSVNFAELVPQTVAPVTTAYGTIESWRTLELRASSEGRLVDVASKFRDGAAVAEGELLLRIDPANAEFQVLDAEAALADAEAQKAEAEEAIVGAEQELEAARRQLELRRQALERQRQLKDKGYSTAVQVETEELGVASLEQSLSNRLQAVITARKRIERMDLTVKRAALALEDARRVLDETTLTAPFNGYLSDVNATLGRRVSPSETLAHLIDPAALEVRFSLSTAEFSRLLDDRGKLIKVPVSVTLQLGGRSITVPGNIDRSAAVVSEGEAGRTLFATLDIEPGTVLRPGDFVLVAVEEPELLNVALVPAAAVTEDGRLLIVGEDDRIGEIRASVLRRMGNEVVLGDVPFGRDYVRERLPQLGTGLKVTPRRAGEPTSPKQVPQADRQGSSGDLVALDPERRAALIAQLNSSNMPENRKARLLALLNEPMVPKDLIERLEQRGGRRG; this is translated from the coding sequence ATGCGGTTCCTGATGCGCGGACTGGTAGGTCTGGCATTGATGGCAGTGATGATCGGGTTTGCCGGGTTTGGCGGCTACCGGCTTTATGAAGCCATGACGGCTGAGGAGCAGGTGCGCCAGCGTCCCGCCCGGGAGCGCAGCTATTCGGTCAATTTCGCCGAACTGGTTCCGCAAACCGTCGCGCCCGTTACCACAGCCTATGGCACGATTGAAAGCTGGCGGACGCTGGAACTCCGGGCAAGCTCCGAGGGCCGGCTGGTTGATGTGGCCAGCAAATTCAGAGACGGTGCTGCGGTCGCGGAAGGCGAACTTCTCCTGCGCATCGATCCGGCAAATGCGGAATTCCAGGTTCTGGATGCGGAGGCAGCTCTTGCCGATGCGGAGGCTCAGAAGGCCGAGGCGGAAGAAGCTATTGTCGGGGCCGAGCAGGAACTGGAAGCGGCCCGCCGTCAGCTGGAGCTGCGCCGGCAGGCGCTGGAGCGTCAGCGGCAACTGAAGGACAAGGGCTATTCGACCGCCGTCCAGGTGGAGACTGAAGAGCTCGGCGTGGCCTCACTGGAACAATCTCTCAGCAACCGCCTGCAAGCGGTGATCACGGCCCGCAAGCGCATCGAGCGCATGGACCTGACGGTAAAGCGGGCCGCGCTGGCTCTGGAAGACGCACGGCGTGTGCTCGACGAGACGACACTCACCGCCCCTTTCAACGGATATCTTTCCGACGTCAATGCGACACTCGGCCGACGGGTCAGCCCGTCGGAAACGCTGGCGCATCTGATTGACCCGGCTGCGCTGGAGGTCAGGTTCTCACTGTCGACGGCCGAGTTTTCCCGCCTGCTCGACGATCGTGGCAAGTTGATCAAGGTGCCGGTCAGCGTCACCTTGCAGCTCGGGGGACGATCGATCACCGTACCCGGCAATATCGATCGGTCCGCGGCAGTCGTGTCGGAAGGCGAGGCTGGCCGCACATTGTTTGCAACGCTTGATATCGAGCCTGGCACGGTTCTGCGTCCCGGCGATTTTGTCCTGGTTGCCGTCGAAGAACCCGAGCTCCTGAACGTGGCGCTTGTCCCGGCCGCCGCTGTGACGGAGGACGGCCGATTGCTGATTGTCGGCGAAGATGACCGGATCGGCGAAATCCGGGCCAGCGTATTGCGCAGGATGGGCAATGAAGTCGTTTTGGGGGACGTGCCGTTTGGCAGGGATTATGTCCGCGAACGTCTGCCCCAGCTTGGCACCGGCCTGAAAGTGACGCCGCGCCGTGCTGGTGAGCCGACATCACCGAAACAGGTTCCGCAAGCTGACCGGCAAGGGTCGTCCGGTGATCTGGTTGCGCTCGATCCCGAGCGCCGCGCGGCCCTGATCGCGCAACTGAACAGTTCCAACATGCCGGAAAACCGGAAAGCTAGGTTGCTGGCGCTTCTGAATGAACCGATGGTGCCCAAGGACCTGATTGAACGGCTCGAACAACGGGGCGGCCGCCGCGGCTGA
- a CDS encoding LysE family translocator, whose translation MDAPHWLIFLATVLGVSLIPGPSTFIAFAHGAAYGWSRAVLTAFGNTTASVMQAVLASAGLGLVITSSATLFLAIKYAGAVYLIYVGIQLWRSAARQVSLSSGQERTREPSHKLFTAGFTVAMSNPKAIAFFTALFPQFLSVEGNSLEQLTGMVLLVGLSAFSVALFYGCLGAWVRGLKLSRAVMTRVYKTTGGLFVASGIGLAASRSS comes from the coding sequence ATGGACGCCCCTCACTGGCTCATCTTCCTGGCCACGGTCCTTGGCGTGTCGCTGATCCCTGGCCCCAGCACTTTCATCGCCTTCGCCCACGGTGCCGCTTATGGGTGGAGCCGTGCGGTCCTGACCGCTTTCGGCAACACCACCGCTTCGGTCATGCAGGCAGTCCTGGCGTCGGCCGGGCTGGGCCTCGTCATCACCAGCTCCGCAACGCTGTTTCTTGCCATCAAATACGCCGGCGCCGTCTATCTGATCTATGTCGGCATTCAGCTGTGGCGCAGTGCGGCCCGTCAGGTATCGCTGTCCTCCGGACAGGAGAGAACACGGGAGCCGTCTCACAAGCTGTTCACCGCCGGTTTCACCGTGGCGATGAGCAATCCAAAAGCGATTGCCTTCTTTACCGCCCTGTTTCCGCAGTTTCTGTCGGTCGAAGGCAACAGCCTGGAACAACTGACCGGCATGGTCCTGCTCGTTGGGCTCAGCGCGTTTTCCGTCGCCCTCTTTTACGGCTGCCTCGGCGCATGGGTTCGCGGGCTCAAACTGTCCAGGGCCGTCATGACAAGGGTCTACAAGACCACCGGCGGTCTCTTCGTGGCCAGCGGGATCGGCCTGGCGGCTTCAAGAAGTTCCTAG
- a CDS encoding cold-shock protein: MHDGDSDRRSRGRRGGKREFGGPQDFGSDFGGNNFGGDYGGGRDGGYRGGRSNDFGGGYGRDDRDGGGRGGYGGGRDGGGGRGGYGGDRDGGGGYGGGRGGYGGDRDGGGGYGGGGRGGYGQRDGGGGGGYGQREGGGGYGGGGRGGYGQRDGGGGGGYGQQRPRRDGPPMERGPRQSGTVKFFKSDKGFGFITPDEGDADVFVHISAVERSGLSSLDSGMRISFETEPDRRGKGPKAVNLQVLEEDGSEPAGEGEAPSEE, from the coding sequence ATGCACGATGGCGATTCGGACCGGAGGTCGCGTGGTCGGCGCGGCGGCAAGCGCGAGTTTGGCGGTCCGCAAGACTTCGGCAGTGATTTTGGCGGCAACAATTTCGGTGGTGATTATGGCGGTGGCCGTGACGGGGGCTACCGAGGCGGACGCAGCAATGATTTTGGTGGCGGCTACGGCCGCGACGACAGAGACGGCGGCGGCCGTGGCGGTTATGGCGGCGGTCGTGATGGCGGCGGCGGTCGTGGCGGTTATGGCGGCGACCGTGACGGCGGCGGCGGATATGGCGGCGGCCGTGGCGGGTATGGTGGCGACCGAGATGGTGGCGGTGGTTACGGCGGTGGCGGCCGCGGTGGTTACGGCCAGCGTGACGGTGGCGGCGGTGGCGGCTATGGCCAGCGCGAAGGCGGCGGCGGCTACGGTGGCGGCGGTCGTGGTGGCTACGGCCAGCGTGATGGCGGCGGTGGCGGCGGTTATGGCCAGCAGCGCCCGCGTCGGGACGGCCCACCCATGGAGCGCGGCCCGCGTCAATCCGGCACCGTAAAGTTCTTCAAATCCGACAAGGGCTTTGGCTTCATCACCCCTGATGAGGGCGATGCGGACGTGTTCGTGCACATCTCTGCGGTCGAGCGTTCCGGTCTGTCTTCCCTGGACAGCGGCATGCGGATTTCCTTTGAAACGGAGCCGGACCGTCGCGGCAAAGGACCGAAAGCTGTCAACCTTCAGGTCCTCGAAGAAGACGGCAGCGAACCGGCTGGCGAAGGCGAGGCTCCTTCCGAGGAGTGA